GTCCTCAGAAGGACAGAAATGATCTCTGTCCTACGTGGgcttaattatataaaatgatggaAGGCAAGGGTTTCTAACTTCTACTGGGCTACGTACGTAATCTCAAGcacatatattcattttctttaatgtggTAAGGAAATTGTGCCACTTGGATGTGTAGAGGCAACAGCCAGATCAATCTCTGGGCTGGTTGAAAAatccagggaaaggagaaaattcaCAAGGGGAATTTCTCTTCGTAGCAGGACAATCCCCATTTCCTACCGTAGAAGAAGGTGCATCTGTTACAATATGACCGAAAATCATGGCAATAGCTGCAGTACACATTGATATCAATGCTTTAATTAGTCTCAGGAATTCCATCTTACACATGCTGGTGTTTCAAAGCCACGTGGACTTTCCCAATACCTACTTAGACTACTGGTGCCTCCCACCTATTTTATGTAGAAGTGGCCTAAGTTTTGCCATTACAAAAGTCACTCCAAGAATCTGCTCTTATTTTTCATGGATTCAATGTCCCCACCTGCTTTCACATATGAAAAAAGCACTTCAAAAAATAACCGATTTTTTGAAATCCTGTAAGTGgacaattacattaaaaattaggttattttgtaaaagaaatcatttttttatcCAGGAAGGCCATATCTACGGTAATGTAATTATTTACGGTGATTCACTGGGGAACTCTCCAAAGCCTTGTTCAATCAGCTTCTGTAGTAAAGAAGACCCCATGGATATTTAAGGACTCACCATTAACCGAAACCAAGACTGAACTTATTTGGAAGTTCCTTAGTATGTCTGCTAGACAGGCAGGTCCGGAGATATCACAGTACATTTTTGCTTGGCTACATGAACCAGTCAATACGTATGTATTGGGTATCACTAACAAACAGCATTCTGTTAGCTACCCGTATCAGGTAGGAAACATGGTCTCTGAGAAGTATTCTAACTTCCGGGGACCCATGGAGATTAGGAGTGATATctcatataatgttatatttaaatgatttatattaAGGAATTCCACCCCTAAGCTTGGATAGTACTTTGTGGGGAAAACCTTCTGGAGCATGTTTTACCCAATGGAAGTCTTCTCCAGGGAATCACTTACTGCAAGGAATTTTATCCAAAAGAGCTGGGTGAGGAGTATAAGCCTCACAGTGATACAATGAAGCACAGATACACAACATGACAATGTTGTCTGGTTTTCAAACACTCAAGCTGGAATGCTATTTCCTTCCTCTCACCCTTCCAAATAAACACTTATTAAGCACCAACTTTATTCCAGGTAATATCCCAGGTCTTGGATACAGAACCAACGAACAGACAACAATCCTTACCCtcatggaagggaaaggaagaccAATAATAAACAAAGTAAGTAAACTATCTAACATGTTAGAGgataaaataaagcagagaaagaataCAGGGAGTGCTGTGGGggctgcaattttaaatagggtgtcCAGGGAAAGCTTCCCTGAGATGGtgacacctaaagaagtgatggTGTGAGCCATGCAGATGTCAGATCATCCAGACAGGGGACAGCAAGTACAAAGACCTGAGAGGGCACACACCTGGTGTATGTGAGAAAAAGCAAGGCGGCCTGCGTGGGAGGAGTCAGAAATGAGGTCAGAAGGGTAAACAGGGGCTATATTCGGTAAGGCTTTGCAGGCCACTGTAAGTCCTCTAGTTTGTATTCTGTGTGAAATGGGGAGCCCAGTGGGGGTTTTGCCACaaggaagtgacatgatctgacaaGTGTTTTAAAAgggtcactctggctgctatgtGAAGACTAGACTCAAGCAGGgcttttcttccaaattaaatcatatttcttttcattgaagGAACATGTTTAAATGCATACAAATCAGAACCTTAGGAGTCAGAGAGAATTTCCATAAAGAACGGGAGTTGAAAATAAACTTAttgaaaaacaagtgaaatagCAGTTCTGACAGACATAAAGCCCATAGGTACACTGCTAACTTTCATTCGAATCCCAGTAGAGATTCCCAAGAGCCTTTGTGCTCTGATGGAGGGGGTGAAGGTGAGGTTGGGGCTCCCGGGATGGACGAGGAAGATGCACGAGTTTTACCTTCCACTCCTTACCATCAAAGTGGGGCGGTGACCCCTGTGTCTGCAAAGTCAGGGCCCCACATGCACGATATTCTTCAGATATGATGaaacatttgttgttgttgttgttcatttaaGTGCTATCTTACTAACAACCAGAATCCCGAATTTACTTTTCAGGCCAGAGTTCCTATTCTGCACCGTTCAGGttgcaacaataataaaatggctcCCAAGAAAACGGTGGAGCCTTTTAGCCCCGATCTCTTCTTTAATGCATTTGATGGTTAATGGTGCAAAATTTGAAATGTAAGGAAAAACACATccagtacaaaaaagaaaagagagaaaaaccatgaaaatgtttctttgtaaaatgttttttcttttttgtcaaagACAAAAGTAGTTTACAGCATCatcgaaaacaaaaacaaatatttgaaaacttgtGAACCTGTCTGAATCATATAAATTATGTTTCAGGGTATGAGCATCGAAATAATACAATTATCATATGTGCTATAACAGCGGCCATTTGCTGGCAGGAGGTTAGGGAGCTGAGTCATTATAGTCAGGTTTGGGCTCTGCATggctttccctcccttcttcctgcctcctctgATTTGCCCTCTCAAAGGTTATCAACCACTCCCCGCAGGTTATAACAAAACAAGTGATTTCATTAAGATACCTAAAATTGCCCAAACAAAATATAGGACATTAGTAGTACAGAAGCAATGGTTTTACCCTCCTTAGTTTAAAAGGtcaaatacaaaacagaaagaacaaatcCCCACCCTAAAATGCAAGCCCTAAATCTCCTCTTCCCCATTTGTATGctcctcacctctctctctcagtttccATAAGTCTTCAGACTGGGGGGCACATGTGCTTCTTTGCATTTCTGAGTGGGAGGGCTTATCACTTCTACTCACAGCTGACAGGTGGGAAGGACTTGGAAAATGCTGTAGAAAAcgttgaaattttaaatgtatagaagTCAGTAAATTATAGTTATGGTTCTCCAAGGAATAGACTGTtggtacatattatatatattgaattaataTATTATCAGCAAAGCAATTACTTGAGTATGTTATATGCCAAGGGAGTAAATAACAAGTTTTATGTCAACAAACCATAACTCTCAATTTCTTCAtactgtgcatttaaaatttcaatcccgaaattttaaagtttagaaataaataatacaacacTTCCTCTTATATATAACTGTTTGTCATTATTGCACCACAGTTGGTGGGTATCTAAATTTGGTATGTCAGTGTAAAgcaccataaaataaataaaataataacagtgttattatttttatctctggaTTTACCAGCTGTAGGGTATATAGATTTTCCCCAGGCTGTAGATGGACGTGCACTGATCCAGTCACACTTCCTCCCACGAATCTCTTGCACACACAGAGCTATGTATGTATGAGTATACCTTTCAACCTCCAAGACCTGCAATTGAGCTCCGCAGCAGTAAGTCTGTGGTTTGGCAAAGCTAACTGGCCTATGTTAACTTGGACTCATTAGCATTTTGCTCTACGCCCAAATCattatccattttcatttttctaaatgattttgGACCTTAGAGAAGGAGCTACAGCTATTACGTGGGGACAAAATTATATTCTAATGTTGTTTTGAAGACAGATGCTTTTATAAGGCAATAATGTCACAAATTTCAATGAACTGGCAATCTCCTGCTTTCAATCCTTTGTTCTAAGTAATTTTCCCCTTCTTAATGAGGGAGAGTCAAAATGTTTACACCACTTTCTAACATGGCTTTCTGGTAACCTAAGCAAAGTATAAGGAGATGGAAAAATAACAATTTGCATAATGCTATCACCTATTGTAGATGAAAACATACGAAAATAGGAAATTaatcttaaaactgaaaaatatcccTTATCCTAGCAGGTATCACTACTGTGACTGCTTATAGTTTCTCAGTATAACATTAAATCCAAATAAATCaatcatataagaaaataatcttttattatggGAAAAGTCAATCTCTTCATCCGATTTAAATAACTTGTATTTGATCCCTATGGTTAAAAATATCTGGTGACTAGAAAAGGGTTAATTTTCAGTATACAGAATGAAATAGGTTTCTGGAGATATGTTCTGTACAGGAATTCATTCCTTAGTAACACGGGCTGAAAAGTCAAACCTAAAAGCTAAGAACTTCATTTTCTCAATCTCTTTCAAGTCACCCAATAAAAGGAACATGGGATTGAGGCCAGAATGCCTTGGCTTTAAATTACAGCTGGGTCTCTTGCTGGCTGTGACGTCTTAGGGAAATCACTTAACCTTAACCCTCTATTTTTACCCTCCTAATGTGGGGTTAACACCACTTACCTTGCAAAGTGCAGACGTGGCAAGGACATGATTGACTcttaataaatggtaattattattgttatgtaAAAAGTAAATAGGAAGACACTGATTATTTGTACATTTCAAATCATTCACAAAGCTCAATATTAGTAATCAATGCTTATAAGTAATGATCACAATAACAATGTAATCTCTTAACAAAATCTCTGCTGCATATCATGCAATTACCTTTTCTAAGTGTTATACCTGTATTAACAATTAATagtcacaacaaccctataaggtattacttattatttacaaataaggaaactgaggcacagagaggttgagtaatttgctcaaggtcatacataCACCTGGCAATATGACTGAAGAGCTTATTCTTTAAACCACTTCATTAAAAGCCTGAAAATAACTTTAATGTAAGATCATAGCCGTTCATGCATCAGATATGCATTAAATACATATAAGATGCTACATTCTTTGCTAGGTACTAATATCCAAAACTCTGTCAAGACACAGAACCGATATCCTTTAAGGAGCTTACAATAACGGCAACTAGAAGCATTTGTACTGCCTCAGACTCAGGACTCAAAGCCATATGTCAATGGACTAAAGAAAAAGGTCTCCTTCATATTACTCTTATTTAATGACCATACAATTCCAAAAAGTATGTCACAGCCATATATTACTTATGGAACTCATCAGGGTCTCTACATCTTCTgaataaatgtgaataaaactGTCACTGCACTTTGTTCATCTTTAAGATCTTTTAAGAACAGATACAAAAATTATTCTTATGTTCTTACTATAGTGTGTCTAACCTATAACCACCAAAATGGGTTATAAAAAGAATTTCTGCTCATTAAGAATATCAAAATTTGGTCAGAAGGCAAACCAATGTTAAAAGCAAACCAAGTAAGTAGCAAATAAAACTAGATAAAGGGGTCCTATTTCAATACACATAGATTAAGAACCATGACCTTATTACCAGGTATATAGATATCCCGtctctatttttctgtctttcccctgctcttcttcctcttatattattaatcatttttttcactgTCAAATGCACAAATAATAAAGTAAGACTTCTGActacctgaaaatattttttgagctttAAAACAGGTTTACGCTCATTTACTCTAGGATAGAATAGTTTTAACCTATCAAGACCGAAAAGCAATTGTGgaaaatgtataatgtataatttatataatgtacatataatttatataatgtatatcattttacaaaataaaatgattgttaaaataaaatgttacccTCATTGCAGTTGTAACCATTTTTTGTGTCAAAGAATTGTACTATTGCATACTACcaaataataatgtaaattaaaattggaataatctAACAGCAGTAGCTTCTGTATTTTATCCTTTCTATTTAAGGGGAAACGGGTTTTTCAGAAGCCAAGTGGGTTAGTAAAAAGAATGGAATCATTTTCAGCTCAGTTTGGGTGAAAGATACCGCTGAAGAAAGAGCAAGGACTTGTTTTCATCCTTTTGcaataaacaatgaaaaccaaGACAGTTAGCAACATGGAAATCAAATGGAGAAGGTGTTCTCAATGATCTTGAAAAGGCGCCTACCGGTAGCAGGCAATTCATATAAAACTATTGGTTTTGCAAGTATCACCAACCTAGACATAAATGGCATTTCCCTGCTTCCCTGTACAAAAAGGAAGTGCTCAGTAACTCACACAGTGCTCACCTGATTCTGTCTGTCTTCTGGCAACCCCTGGCATACGGCTGAAACTTGCAGGTATTTCCCCAAGATTTGGTTACTTCCTGTCCCTCCTTTTTATTGATTGTCTGCAATTCCCTCAGTTAAAAACGTGCATCcttcatatttttcaagtttatttagCTTTTCAAGTGCTGTAATGATGACAGTGCTGTTGGAGcatctggacttttttttttttttatagaggaAGTCTGAAGGCTCCCTTGTAAGAAGGTTTCAGGTACATTGAATCTCTCATTTGCTTATGTACAGAAcagttttctatttgctttttaatttcatttgttggCTTGAAACTCTTTggtgaaaagaaaacagtaaaaagaagcATCTTTTGAAATTATTGCCCAATTACTGGCATTTAATTCAAATCATGCCTGATTGTGGTGTATATCTAACATTCCAAAGAAGATACTTTCCTTCTCGATTCAGTCATTATGGGATGATAGCAacgatttttgtgtgtgtgtgtggtaaataTACGCATTTTGTGATTCAGTTCACCATCTTGGACTCTCAGAATTAACTTTATTTGTGCGGTTTATTCAAACAGTGGTTTTCCTTATGAAATCGTGTAAGTAGGAACCATCTGGAAAGGTTACTGTGGAAACGGCCGGGGTTAGGGGGCGGGGCTAGAGAGCAGGAGATGCCATGACAACCTTTTACGGGTTTCCCAGGAAACATGGGTTGCTATGGGAACTGCATCAGTCAGGTCCGAATTAGTAACTTCCGCTGGAAAGAGTATCTGCCACTTTAATCTTCTTGTGATACTGCAGCTTCTCTCTCATAtgcattaagaaaatattttcttcctctcagcAGCACTGAAAACATCTGTTTCCAGACTTTGATAGATGTTggctggaacacacacacacacacacacacacacacacacaccacagacagacacacacagcgaACGTCACAGGAATCTGTTAGTCTAATACTTTCGAAATGCCTAACAAGCCCCAGAGTTAACTGCCTTAGTCAGATCAGGACGTCTAGGGCATTTCCCTTTGTTCAAAGTTGTAGAGATCCTTCAACTTCCGGAAGGGAGGGTTCCAAATAGAAATTCCAGTGAAAAACCAAATAAACTTACGGTGGATTTATAAATCGTTTTGATTAGACTTTCCATCCACATATCCATTAGGTAGGCAAGTAAATATCCCATACTGTTGAAGGTCCATCAAATTGAAGCATCGTTTTAAGTGTGTGCCTGCTTTACTTAGTAAAGAAACAGCTAgcttttaattctgaaattaaacAGTTACTGTAACTGTTCTTTAGTTTCATTTCCTCCCAGGatgtacaggttttttttttttttatagggcGTGTACTAGAAATCAAGTTTAAAGTAAGTTTGTTGTTTGCAATattgagagggagaaaaaggagagctGAGAGAATGCAGCCCACTTGCAAAACAGACAGCTGTTTCAGTATGAAGCAGTAGGGAGAGGGAGAATGAAGTGTGCTTCCCACTTCTTCATGTCCTTTCCTTGATGAATGGTCTGGAAAAGTATAAAACAAGAGCACACACAGACCAAGGGGGCACGGGTCACACAATACAGAGCACAGAATGTCACTTGTATCATATATTAAACATCGGTAAATATCTTTTTGATGTTGACACAGGAGTTGGGGTTATTGTTCGTGGTGCAGGTGACAGTGGAATTGCCCGTTTTGAAAGGGGTCTGGGGGAACGCGCTATGGTTCATACCCCCCTCTTCGATCACCATATACTCCGACTTACTCAGAGTCGAGTTACTCCTTGCTTTTCGGAGCTCCTCGGCTGAAGAGGAGAGGTGCTGGCAGCTTCCCACGTGCATGTACTGGGCTTGCTCTTCCCCCTCTGTCTCCCGGTGGTAGAAGTAATTGAAGTTGGAGACAATCACAGGGACTGGCAAAGCAATGGTCAAGACACCAGCGATGGCACAGAGCGACCCCACAATCTTGCCCCCTATGGTCACTGGGTGCATATCCCCGTAACCTACTGTCGTCATGGTTACCACTGCCCACCAGAAGGCATCCGGGATACTGCTGAAACCTGAAGAGGGGTCGTCTGCCTCGGCAAAGTAGACGGCGCTGGAGAAGAGGATCACCCCGataaagaggaagaagatgagCAGCCCCAGTTCCCGCATGGACGCCTTCAGCGTCTGCCCCAGGATCTGCAGCCCCTTGGAATGGCGGGAGAGCTTGAAGATGCGGAACACCCGCACCAGCCGGATGACCCTCAGGATGGCCAGGGACATGGCTTGCTGTCCATTGCCCTGTCGCTCGGCCAGCTCGGTGCCCAGGGTGATGAAATACGGGATGATGGCCACGATGTCTATCAGGTTCATGATATTTCGCGAGAAGGTGGCTTTGCTGGGGCAGGCGAAGAACCGCACCAGCAGCTCAAAGGAGAACCAGATGATGCACAGAGTCTCCACCACGAAGAAGGGGTCGGAGAAGCTGGAGGCTCCGGCGGGGGCGCCCGACGTGCTGTTGCCGGCCGCCTCGAACAGCTCCCGCGACGGCGACGCAGGGTAGTCCTTCTCGTCGCGGAACTCGGGCAGCGTCTCCAGGCAGAAGATGACGATGGAGATGAGGATGACGAGCACGACACGATGGCGATGCCCCGGGCCGGCCCGGAGCTCTCCGGGTACTCGAAGAGTAGCCACACCTGGCGCTGGAAGTCGCGGCGGGGCAGCGGCCGCTCCTCCTCCCGCAGGAAGCCCTCGTCCTCGCGGAACTTCTCCATGGCCTCCTCACCCAGCTGGTAGAAGCGGATCTCCTCGGAGAAGATGTCGATGGGCACGTTCACGGGCCGGCGGATGCGCCCCCCGGACTGGTAGTAGTAGAGGATGGCGTCGAAGCTGGGCCGGTTGCGGTCAAAGAAGTACTCGTTGCGGAGCGGGTCGAAGTACCGCATGCGCCGCTTGGGGTCGCCCAGCAGCGTCTCCGGGAACTGGCAGAGGGTCTTGAGCTGCGTCTCGAAGCGCAGCCCCGAGATGTTGATCACCACGCGCTCCCCGCAGCAGTCCTGCTCGCCGGCGTCCGGCAGCGCGGGCGGCAGCGGCTCGTAGCGGTCCCCGCCGCCCTGAGGCGGGTCCCCGCCACCGTCGGCCGCCTCCGGCTCCAGCAGGTGGTCCCCGGACACCACCGTCATGTCTGGCGGCAGCTCGGGGCCTGCGGCGGGCTCGGCGTAGCCGGGGTTCACCAGGGTGTGGGTGCCGCcaccgcagccgccgccgccgccgccgccggcggGGCGCTGGGAAGGGTGGGCGCGGTGGCGGGCGGAGGGTGGCGGCGGCGAGCTCAGGAGGCTGAGGTGCTCGTCCATGCGGCGGGGACCAGGCGGCGGCGCGGGGCCGCGGCGCTCCTCCTCTCGCTCCCCGCCCCTGCGCGCCTCCGCCCCGGAGCCCGGCCCGCCGCCTGttgctgccgccgccgccacagCCGCCGCCGGCGGGCTCTGTGTGTCTGCGGCGCGGCCCGCGGGCTCCTCCGCAGAGACGCCGCCTCCGCCCGCTGCTGCGCTCCCTCCGCTCCCGCCCCGCGCGCGCGCCCGTCTGCCCTCCGCGGTCCCTCGGGGTCCCCGCCCCCCGCGCGGGCGCGCGCCCGGCCACGCCCTTCCCCGCCGCCCTCCGGGCCCCGTTGAGTCCACCCGTGCACCCTCATTTTGCACCTCGCTGTCCCCCAGCAACCTTCGCCCCGCTCAGTCGGCCCTCCGGGAATCGGCCCTGAGCCCTCGTCCCGGGCTCGGCCCCCTTCGTGTCAGTGCCCCACTCCCCCGACCTGCGAGGCCACGTCCCAGTCGCGGGGCTTCTCCATCGGTCCTGGATCCGCACCGCAGCCCAGCGAGCGCCAGGCCTTCTCGCCCTGGGCGGGCCTGGGTGCAACTGAGGGGCCAGCAAGTGGAGGCAGGCGAGGAGGGAGGATGGGACGTGCCCCGGCCGGCAGCCATGTCCAGGGAGAGGGCGGCAGTCCAGGTGGGCGCCCTGGAGAAGAGGCAAGTCTGCGGCCAGCATCTTGAGCCCACGTGAGGGTGGAAGACCGCCAGGCCGGGAGGGCTCTAAATGAGAAGCCGCGGGAGTTTGGGTGCTGATGAGTTTCGCACCCGAAGACTGAAGAAAATGGGTCATTAAAGACACTCAGGGACTTTGCTTCCATAGTGAATAGTTCATATCAACTTCCATAGCTGAGATTCCATCCATTGGGAAGAACCAAGGACCGCGTTGCTGGTTGGGATTGGTCTTTTCAGTGCAAATTCCTGTCAGTGgggaaataagaggaaaatggaaaCGCAAAGTCACATCTCTTTCGtgggaggggagacagagagggagagagggagaggggggtggagagagagagagagagagagagagagagagagagagagagagagagagagagagagagagagagagagagagagagagagagagaactgtccCTAGACCCTCTGGTAAGGTTCCACTACTAGCCGTCTGGTAGATTTGCCGCCATGCTCTAGTGGTTAAACTGGGAGAACATTCATTTCACAACTTGTATCTCTGTTGCCTGATTTGGGCCTGAAGATGATAACTTACATTTATTCCCCTTGAACTTAAACTATTTCTCCAAATTGTTGTGGTCACTTTGAGCCCAATTTCTGTTTCCAGACATTTTAGCAACTCTAATTTAGTTAACCCCaggtttaaaaatgtgttttctgttgtatggttgaaattatttccaaaagagGAACTGTTGTCGAGACAACTCCCTCAGCCATCGTACCTTAGCTGGCAATTGGACTTGAAGTAAGAGTGATTTGTGGTCATGGCTTGCCACCACCACTCCCAACCCTCGGATTCACTAGGGCAGAGTCTAGGTCTTCCTCCGTTTATGTTCCTAACAACCACCCAAGTGCCTGATGAGCAGTAGCAACTCAGTACGTTTGTTGAATTGATCTCCACAAGTGATTGTTCGAATGTCTCTCTGCTGTGAGATGTCAACATTTCTTTCTGAGCCCAGAACCACTGGGGTTGCTGGAATGAGGAATGAGGGGAAGCTGGGCTTACAGTACAGACATTACTCGGTTATTCCACAGGGTTTCCACCTCTGCCACTTCTGGATACAACAAGCACCCGTGTTCTTTACTCTCCTTCTATCTTCCACTTCACCTCCAGGTCAGCGCTGGGTTCTGCAGGCCGTAACATATATTGTAAGAGGGTAAAAGTGGGGAACCATGTAAAACGTTCTCACAAAACCAGGACGCTGTTTTTGAGCTGGTGCTTAGGGTAGCAGTGTAAtcaattattcatatatttaaatctaaGAATAAGATGGCTTGCTGCAAGGATGGCCCATAGAAAGGCAAAGACcctatttttaaaagacccaatGTTTCATGCACTTCTATATCTGACTTAGAATGTGATTTATTTCCCCATTTGCAGGAATTAGtactgaaattaatattaatcaATGGCAAGGAAGACCAGAACAGACGACGGCCCTGTGATGGATGGTCACAAGCTTTCCCCCGCTGTGAAGTATCTCTCCTTCAGAAATGACTCTTCCCGTTCCTTTCATGTATTTGCCTTATCTGGAAGATGGATGATGAGCTCCTTAGGACAGCCCTTACTTTATATTTGAGGGGCCAGAGAAGTTTAGCAATTTcttcaagttcacacagctagttagtggcagagctgggcctgaAATCTTGGACCGTTTCCAAGTCCAGGGTTCTCTCTACTGTATCACACTGTGAAGCTTTTAATGTTGATCACTGTGAGCGCTTAATAAATACTAGATTTCTAACAGCAGCCTATTTGCTTCTGATTGC
This DNA window, taken from Rhinolophus ferrumequinum isolate MPI-CBG mRhiFer1 chromosome 22, mRhiFer1_v1.p, whole genome shotgun sequence, encodes the following:
- the KCNA3 gene encoding LOW QUALITY PROTEIN: potassium voltage-gated channel subfamily A member 3 (The sequence of the model RefSeq protein was modified relative to this genomic sequence to represent the inferred CDS: inserted 1 base in 1 codon), which translates into the protein MDEHLSLLSSPPPPSARHRAHPSQRPAGGGGGGGCGGGTHTLVNPGYAEPAAGPELPPDMTVVSGDHLLEPEAADGGGDPPQGGGDRYEPLPPALPDAGEQDCCGERVVINISGLRFETQLKTLCQFPETLLGDPKRRMRYFDPLRNEYFFDRNRPSFDAILYYYQSGGRIRRPVNVPIDIFSEEIRFYQLGEEAMEKFREDEGFLREEERPLPRRDFQRQVWLLFEYPESSGPARGIAIVXVLVILISIVIFCLETLPEFRDEKDYPASPSRELFEAAGNSTSGAPAGASSFSDPFFVVETLCIIWFSFELLVRFFACPSKATFSRNIMNLIDIVAIIPYFITLGTELAERQGNGQQAMSLAILRVIRLVRVFRIFKLSRHSKGLQILGQTLKASMRELGLLIFFLFIGVILFSSAVYFAEADDPSSGFSSIPDAFWWAVVTMTTVGYGDMHPVTIGGKIVGSLCAIAGVLTIALPVPVIVSNFNYFYHRETEGEEQAQYMHVGSCQHLSSSAEELRKARSNSTLSKSEYMVIEEGGMNHSAFPQTPFKTGNSTVTCTTNNNPNSCVNIKKIFTDV